A genomic region of Zea mays cultivar B73 chromosome 6, Zm-B73-REFERENCE-NAM-5.0, whole genome shotgun sequence contains the following coding sequences:
- the LOC100191510 gene encoding Periodic tryptophan protein 2-like, with protein MNYRFQNLLGAPYRGGDAVFAGDSPVLLSAVGNRVASTDLTASSSLTLPFESSSNVTRLATSPSGDFLLAADDNGRALYANLRRRAVLHRVSFKGAPSAVRFSPDGQLIAVAVGKVVQIWRSPGFRREFFPFHLLRTFPGFAAGVTAFDWSPDSAFLLASCKDLTARLLPVKKGLGGKPFLFLGHRAAVVGAFFATDKKTRRVKGVYTVSKDGAIFTWDLVEGNEENDTSPPPSPGTPEQGSKQNVVDAMELDGGSRKRKILGELEGLDTMLHLAKWELREKHFFMQSPAKLTACDYHRELDMVVVGFSSGVFGLYQMPDFVCLHLLSISREKITTAIFNSSGSWLVFGCAKLGQLLVWEWRSESYILKQQGHYFDVNCIAYSPDSQILATGADDNKVKVWTVSSGFCFITFSEHTNAVTAVHFMANNHSLLSASLDGTIRAWDLFRYRNFRTFTTPSPRQFVSLTADQSGEVICAGTLDSFEIFVWSMKTGRLLDVLSGHEGPVHGLMFSPINAILASSSWDKTVRLWDVFESKGAVETFQHSHDVLTLAYRPDGRQIACSTLDGLIHFWDPSDGLLMYTIEGRRDIAGGRLMTDRRSAANTSIGKYFTTLCYSADGSSILAGGNTKYICMYDVGEQVLLRRFQITRNLSLDGVLDFLNSKKMTDGGALDLIDDEDSDVEEGIDRHTRGNLGLGLPGSMANRGRPMARTKCVKFAPTGRSFAAATTDGVLLYSVDESFIFDPTDLDIDVTPEKVEEALAENQQQRALILSLRLNEDLLIKKCIFAVDPADVRAICSAIPYKYLQRLIDTFASLLESCPHLEFILLWSQELCKVHGHYIQQNSRTLLPSLKSLQKSITRLHQDLADTCSSNEYLLKYLCTAGTKN; from the exons ATGAACTACCGCTTCCAGAACCTCCTCGGCGCGCCGTACCGCGGCGGCGACGCCGTGTTCGCGGGAGACTCACCCGTTCTCCTCTCCGCTGTTGGGAATCGCGTGGCCTCCACTGACCTCACTGCCTCCTCGTCTCTCACGCTTCCGTTCGAGTCCTCATCCAACGTCACCCGCCTCGCCACTTCCCCCTCGGGCGACTTCCTCCTCGCAGCCGATGACAATGGCCGCGCGCTCTACGCCAACCTCCGCCGCCGCGCCGTACTCCACCGCGTTTCCTTCAAGGGCGCGCCATCAGCCGTCCGCTTCAGCCCCGACGGTCAGCTCATCGCGGTGGCCGTCGGGAAGGTCGTGCAGATCTGGCGCTCCCCGGGGTTTCGCAGGGAGTTCTTCCCCTTCCACCTCCTCCGCACTTTCCCGGGCTTCGCCGCTGGCGTGACAGCATTCGATTGGTCACCGGACTCTGCGTTCCTCCTCGCGTCCTGCAAGGACTTAACAGCTCGGCTCTTGCCTGTCAAGAAGGGACTAGGAGGCAAGCCTTTCCTCTTCCTTGGCCATCGCGCGGCTGTCGTGGGTGCCTTCTTTGCCACGGACAAGAAGACAAGGAGAGTCAAGGGGGTTTATACAGTCTCCAAGGATGGAGCTATCTTTACATGGGATTTGGTGGAAGGAAATGAGGAAAATGATACTTCACCTCCGCCATCACCAGGGACGCCAGAGCAGGGGTCAAAACAAAATGTCGTCGATGCCATGGAACTGGATGGTGGGAGCAGGAAAAGGAAGATTTTGGGAGAATTAGAGGGACTAGACACTATGCTGCATTTGGCAAAATGGGAGCTGCGGGAAAAGCATTTCTTCATGCAGTCACCGGCTAAGTTAACAGCATGTGATTACCACCGAGAACTCGACATGGTGGTGGTTGGATTCTCTAGTGGAGTATTTGGGCTGTACCAGATGCCAGACTTTGTGTGCCTCCATCTGTTGTCAATATCAAGGGAGAAGATCACCACTGCTATTTTCAACAGTTCGGGGAGTTGGCTTGTCTTTGGATGTGCCAAACTTGGGCAGCTTCTGGTGTGGGAGTGGCGGTCAGAGAGCTACATTTTGAAACAGCAGGGACACTACTTTGATGTGAATTGCATCGCATACTCACCAGATTCTCAGATATTGGCCACTGGGGCTGATGATAACAAAGTCAAG GTCTGGACAGTTTCATCTGGGTTCTGTTTCATAACATTTTCGGAGCATACAAATGCTGTAACTGCGGTTCATTTTATGGCCAATAACCATTCTCTTCTAAGTGCCTCCCTTGATGGGACTATTCGAGCATGGGATTTGTTTCGCTATCGCAACTTCAGGACATTTACCACCCCTTCACCTAGGCAGTTTGTTTCTTTAACCGCAGACCAGAGTGGAGAAGTCATATGTGCTGGAACACTTGATTCGTTTGAG ATATTTGTTTGGTCAATGAAAACTGGTCGATTGTTGGATGTACTCAGTGGTCATGAAGGACCAGTGCATGGTCTAATGTTTTCACCAATTAAT GCTATTCTGGCTTCATCATCATGGGACAAAACTGTTCGCCTCTGGGATGTCTTTGAGAGCAAGGGTGCAGTGGAAACTTTTCAGCACTCACACGATGTTCTTACTTTAGCTTATCGACCTGATGGAAGGCAGATAGCATGCAGTACTTTAGATGGCCTAATTCATTTCTGGGATCCATCTGATGGTTTGTTGATGTATACCATTGAGGGACGCAGGGATATTGCTGGGGGTCGCCTCATGACAGATAGGAGATCTGCAGCTAATACAAGTATAGGAAAGTACTTCACAACATTGTGCTATTCTGCTGATGGAAGTTCTATTTTAGCTGGAGGAAACACCAAATATATTTGCATGTATGATGTTGGAGAACAG GTGCTGTTGCGTAGGTTCCAGATCACTCGCAATCTCTCATTGGATGGAGTTCTTGATTTTCTGAACTCAAAGAAGATGACAGATGGTGGTGCACTAGATCTTATTGACGATGAAGACAGTGATGTTGAAGAAGGAATTGATCGACATACTAGAGGAAACTTAGGGCTTGGTTTACCTGGATCAATGGCAAATCGTGGAAGACCCATGGCTCGGACAAAATGTGTTAAGTTTGCTCCAACTGGAAGATCGTTTGCTGCAGCGACCACTGATGGTGTTTTATTGTACTCAGTTGATGAATCATTTATTTTTGATCCAACGGACCTCGACATCGACGTTACGCCTGAG AAAGTAGAGGAAGCTCTTGCAGAAAACCAACAACAAAGAGCCCTTATACTTAGCCTTCGGTTAAATGAGGATTTATTGATTAAGAAGTGCATATTCGCAGTTGATCCAGCCGATGTGAGAGCAATTTGTTCGGCAATTCCTTACAAGTATCTCCAAAGATTGATTGATACTTTCGCTAGTCTCTTGGAAAGTTGTCCCCATCTGGAATTTATCCTCCTGTGGTCTCAG GAGCTATGTAAGGTTCATGGCCACTATATTCAACAGAACTCCAGAACTTTGCTTCCTTCTCTGAAATCATTGCAGAAGTCTATAACAAGACTACATCAGGATTTGGCAGATACTTGCTCTTCTAATGAGTACTTGTTGAAATATCTTTGCACTGCTGGTACGAAGAATTAG